The DNA segment taaataaataaataatatataagtataagaatcaaaagtgaaattaatccaaGGATTAAAAAAGTaagaataaattaatatatggatcaaaataaaattaaaaacaaaatagagaCTAAAATGAAATGTTATAAAGAGAGTAGATGTTTAAATTAGTGAAAAAGATGGGAAAGAGAATGGAAAACCTTAGGGTATTGGGGGAATAAGATTAGAGGAGTTGTGggtaaacccaaaactaaaagagggtaaagggaatgattgaattgataaaacaaACACCAAATAAAACCTCTTCATTCTCTTTTCGTGAAACCTCCAAAACAAACGGCTCctcttttgttttttaattttttttttaaacttacGCACAATGcgtttacattaaagaagaaagaaaaatctcaaatagacccggatgtgattcgaacccatgacctccctaaTCATAGATAAGCTCTTAACCACTagactaagagcttcaccacacaAACAGCTCCTAAAAGATAACATTATTCTTACTTATTTTATCTAATTACTTTTCGGTATCACTCTTTCTTGCTTAACTGTTCCAGCTTGATATTTTCTCGGTTTTATTTCAGACATTCAAAGTAACCGAAAAAGTTCATCTTATATTATTACAaatcaaatatttaaaattggtataacttattagcattaaaataaaattacccCATTTAAGCCGGTAAATTTTCATTTAGCTCTTAACACATTGACACATGAAATTGGAATTATCTAGAAAGGATAACAAGACTCCCTTATTGAATTTATCTCCACCACTAATGTGATATTTCATATACTTCTTATGGATGAGGTTCTATTGAGCTCAATCATGGAACATACCTTCCTTTATTCAATTCTAacatttctctttctcttttttgcTTATAAGATCTTGTTAATTAGAAAGAAACTCCCTCCGTCCCCGATCGCTTTTCCAATTTTAggtcatcttcatcttcttctcctcaatcccAATCGACCTCTTCACCGGACTTTTCACAATCTATCACAAAAATTCGGCCCAATCATTTCTCTCCGATTGGGTTTCCAGCAAGTGGTACTTGTATCATCCACGTCAGCTGCGGAAGAATGCTTAACCAAAAACGACATTTGTTTTGCAAATCGTCCTCTTTTAACGGTTGGAAAGTACTTCGGTTACAACTACACCAGCCTCACCAATGCCCCCTACGGGGAGCACTGGCGCAACCACCGCCGCCTGACGTCTCTTCAGATGTTATCATCGAATCAACTCAACAAGTACTCGGGCATCCGAAGAGACGAAATCAAGACAATGCTGAAGAAACTGTACCAAGTTTCGAGTAATGGGTTTGGGAAAGTGGAGCTGAAACCGCTGTTTTTAGAGCTCACTTTTAACACGGTCGTGCAAACGGTGACCGGGAAGAGGTACGGAGGTGAAAAGGCGAAGCAATTGAAGGAGATTATAGAACAAGTTTTGAAATTCGCCGAGACTTCATATCCGGGAGATTTTTTGCCATTTCTAAAGTGGGTGGATTTGGAAGGTTTTGTGAAGAAAGTAAAGGTAATTGGTAAAGAAACTGATGATTTATTGCAGGAACTTGTTGATGAGCAAAGAAATGATAAAAAGCTTCAAAACACAATGATTAGGCATATGCTTACTTTGCAAGAATCACAGCCTGAATATTACACTGATGATATTATCAAAGGACTTATACTGGTGAGCCAAATGCcttcatttattttttgaaaaaaattgtgcttaaattattatttgttaccctacctatctaaaattttatcaGTTGGCTCAGATTATTTGGTGATATTTGGTCGGAGCTATCTTAAttagtgaaatttcaccaaatttcagGGAGATAACGGTTTTATCAAGTATCTATCCAAATTGTGTGAAATTTTACCAATTCGGATAATTCATGGACCAAATGTGCTTGAATAACAGATCAGGGGACAAttgataaaattttagataaatCATGGACTAGGTAACACTTTAAGCCAAAAAGTTATAACAACGATTACTTAAAAGTACATGGTAAATTACACATATGAtcattaattttattcattttcatGGTATGGCTACTATATTTtaaaactttacattttttattattatgacTGTTAAATTTTAACTAACGTCTTAAAATGattgttaacgacctcaaaatgaatatgttcaagaattaaaattgtttaggaCGATATTTAcgatgaaaccatatttttttatttttcaaaatcaccatTTTCAGAGTTCTCTTTAAAGATTTACTTTCTTTCTTCTAATTAAACAACATCTAAATggtctcaaaatgaaaattttgaagaattaaagtttcttaaaatataatcaattctttatttttttttattttaaggtcgttaacgGCTATTTTAAGGAgttgattgaagtttagtgaccttagtgttaaaaaaatataaaattgagtggtttttatgttatattttgaaatttagtgatCATAttgttaaataacagtcaactcaatattttcaaatatTTGATAACATAAAGTTAAAACTGATATTGCTTGAAaacgttaaaattaaatttgcaCTATTTCGTATATTAAAACTAAATATGTACTTTCCTTGAAATTTTACGAAAATGTAATTTCgaactattaaattaatatttctaaattttttattagatggcaaaaaaaattgatcttgtttaatAACACTATAACACTAtagataaatttatatatttctaTTTCATGTATTAAATAAGAGGTGcaaactttgtttttaacaaaaataaccattactttgttttttcaccattagatgatgagataagaaattaatttttttttttttttgataaagataagaaattaatttaatggtgagaaaaaaaacaaaatcgtcaaccaataatggtaaaaaaaacaaaataaacaaataaacattactttatcaaaaaaaatactTGCAAACACACAATGACTGCACATAGGGGTGCCAACGAGCCGAACCGATACCGAACATGACttggctcggctcggctcgagaaTGAAAAAGGTTCGGCTCAgctcgagctcgaagctcgtcGGGCTTGGATTTTCTAAGCTCGACTCGAGCTCGACACAAgttcggctcgagctcgatTCTTTTCGAGACAGCTCGAGCTCCTTTGGTTTTTACATTTTCGAGCTTGTAATGGGCTCGGTTCGAAAAAAGCTTGTGATTTGGCTCGAGTGTATAGttcaaatttaatattattattatccaacttaaataattttcagaataacgaaaaaataaaaaaattcattcaataaacaaaataaaatgtcAAAACAATTCAAATTTAACATAGTCAACTTACAACATTTGAAATGTGTATATATCTATATAATTAAGAACTGGtaaaatatatattgaaaaataaacgAGCTTGTTCACGAGCTTTCGAGTCGAACCTAAAAAAGCTAGTGTTTTGACTCGTTAATCCTAGAGCCGATCTCGAACTCGAGCCGAACCCAATCGgatcgagctttgaccgagcttTTGCCGAACCGAACTCGAACTATTTGCAAACTACAGAGGCTCGCTCACTGCATATATATTTGGAACTTATTCCTAAATTTTAGTAAAGTAAAATCGTTGGGTTCAGTTAGCAATTTATGTCCTTGTTAACGACACCAGTTTAATGGTCACGGGTGGAAGAAAATCTAATGTCTGATTTCGTTATcctattatttattttccactCAGTTGATGACACGTAACAAAATTATTTTGCTTTAAAAAGTTGTTCCACGTTTCATATATTAAAGGGGACAAAAGTAAGAAACTAAATAAATGGGACAACAAATTGTTTCCCTTACGGGTTAACTGCTCTCAAACCAATCAATAGGTGACACATACCCATGATTTGGTCCTGAAGCACTGTAGAAAATCTCCATCGTCAAAATTGTACCCATGATCAGGTGAAAAGAAATTTCTGTTTTTGTGAAAAAATCGagtaaactatttttttttttttttatagccCAGTAAACTTCGACCATACTAGAAGTTTCCCATTAAATGTGGAAAAAATATAGTATACCGACGGTGCATTATATTATTTATGtgtcaaattaatattttaatgtcACGAAAACAAGAATTTAAGAGACATATCTGGTAAAAAAAcagataaaatataaaaatatcttAAATGTAAAAGTAATTTTcttttaacatctaaaataatataattacattTAACGGTGACagtcaaaagtaattttatctttaaattGATAAGTTAGATTTATTTTATTGAAAGGCCGGCAATCAGAGAGTACTAATtatagacatcccaactaggttaattgataaattaaattaattttaaatattattataaaacaaagatattttattttttattctacaATAATTGTACAtaaattgatttaaaaaaaattcatatttttgtgatttaataatagaattaaatattaatatttttaaatttggtgaagtatttgaatttttttatccaacacggacaaaatacagtatatatttttaattttttttaaatccataTTTAATCATATgcttgtgatctgttactaataagTGATCAAATGACGCATATTTGATGAACtaaaaaaatgacacatattTGAAAtatagatgataagattgaagacggagaagataatttgatgaataatttcttaaattgacctaacttgtcaacgttatgagtaaaattgctcttgactgttaatgttaaaattaaaattacaccGTTATaaacgttaaagataaaattgtttcTAAATATAAACGTTTctggtatttttacactttatttcataattttttttcaatcaataaaatattaaaaatttgtaattgatttttttttttgaaaaatcgattaaatattttttaatgcattaaagcattcttttttttctttggcttaatgcttctccagcccccttaacttgtccaaattggtcattttacccttcgaactcatcgaatgtcctatttacccccttaactccataaaagtggtatttttcacccccttaacttgtccaaatttgtcattttaccccttctcaacttaactccataaaagtgatgTTTGTCACCACTTACGatcttatttaccctcttaactccataaaaatggtatttcttatccctttatagtagtcaaaaaagttgaaaagagaaagaacgaataaaaaataggcttaatgcttctccagcccccctaacttgtccaaattggtcattttacccctccaactcatcgaatgtcctatttacccccttaactccataaaaatggtatttctcacccccttaacttgtccaaatttgtcattttaccccttctcaactcatcgaatatcctatttaccctcttaactccataaaagtggtatttctcaccacttatgatcctatttaccctcttaattccataaaaatggtatttcttatccctttatagtagtaaaaaaagttgaaaagagaaagaacgaataaaaaatacaaataacaagaacattaatataaacaagttaaatacattatatgtagggataatgtacaaAAATAGGCCtgtgatttttggggaagtatcaatttaggttccacttataaaatagcataaatataggtttaacgtttaaaaaattgatatttttagtgtttttatataaaaaattaaaaactcttATATAATTTTCATAAGAAAATTTAGCGTTTTGTAGCGAGCAGTGGGCGCGTTAAAATTTTGCCACATGAATGGTGTAAATCTAAGCAAATTTGGACCTTGTCTTTTGTTTATGTGGACTGTATGTGATGATTGGTCTATTTTTGGTCATGAATAGTAGTAGTTAGCATTTAATAGTTTTTGAATGTGACATACACTACAGGATATGACATTTGCTGCGACAGACACAACAGCTGTAACACTAGAGTGGGCAATCTCCAATTTACTCAACCATCCACAAGTCCTACACAAGGCCAAATCCGAAATTGACACTAAAATTGGTGACCAAAACTTAATGGACGAATCAGATATTTCAAAATTACCATATCTTCAAAACATAATATCAGAAACACTAAGATTATATCCACCAGCCCCACTCCTTCTCCCACATTTATCACACAATGATTGTACTATTGGACCCTATAAAGTCCCCAAATACACTATGCTACTTATAAATGCTTGGGCTATTCAGAGAGATCCTCAGTTATGGCAGGATGCTCATAAATTTATACCTGAAAGATTTGAACAAGGAGGAGATGGGCACCAGAAGTATAAgatgatgccgtttggtttggggAGGCGGGCTTGTCCAGGTTCGGGTCTGGCTAATCGGGTTTTGGGGCTTGCGTTGGGCTTTGTGATTCAGTGCTTTGAGTGGAAGAGGCTAAGTGAGGAGGAGGATATTGATATGACTGAAGGAAATGGACTCACTATGCCTAAAGCTGAACCTTTGGTTGCCATGTGCAAACCACGTGACATCATTCATCAAGTGTTTAGAATTTAGGTGTTGTTGAgttattttctaaaataaatttctAAGAACTAGTCGCAGTAAGATTCTCTTTAGTCGTATACTAGGtatattaatatatttgttTTCTAAGTTTTATTCTTTTTGGAAATAGTGAGTGTAATCAGATTCCTTTTGTGTTTATATGTCTAGAGTCCagactatattttttaatttacccGTTGAAATTATAATTTCCAATTTAAAACCCTCGctttttcaaataaataaataaaaaattctccAGTTTTATTATAATTAGCTCAAATTAATACTATCATgcaatttgtttatttttgtatgtatattaccgatatttttttttgaaatatacTAATTTTCAATATTGAATATATGTGGATTTGGTGTACGGACATGCCAGATAAACTAATCCTCAAATGATAATTATATTTCTAAAGAAGTAAATGAATTAACGTGTCTAAACTTGAattttagaaatgaaatgacTTTCAAAGGATTTAAGGATAGAAAAAATCTCTCTCGGATCCCTAGTTGCACTTCTAAGAAGCTTAAGTAGCTTCAAGCATACCTctgagaaaaatgaaaaaaaattaacacaaagagattttttaatttttcgctCATTCTGTAAAGAAATTGGGCGTATCAAATGTAAATTGTAAAAATAGAAATCAGGGGAGTTATTAAATATAAAGGCTCATTTTCAGCTCTTGCGTGACAAATTGACGATGACTCACCATTAATTTATGGCGGTGGGATGTGATAAGATTATATGTGTAAATACGCCCATAGTTGTAGATAGCCTTTGAATTGGTCATTATATTTTTGAATTCCAAATATTCTAATGTAACAAAAACTTATCTTGTAAGCTTATTTAAGCAAACCTAATTAATGAAATCACTCAGTTGAGTCTCACGTTCTTTACTTTACTTCAAATGTGTTTCTCCATTAAAGTTCAAAAATTCATATCTCGTTCGTTATAAATCTGTTTGATGTATATTAGTAGTCACTGGATTTCTTACAATCTCTAGTTTCAGAATTCTTTGTCGTTGTTCCAAAATTCCGTCATTTGATACCTCGAAACATTTATCAAAATTAGCAGTTCGAATTCCCTTAGAAATAACAATTCTTCTTTCCACTTTacatttcctttttatttctttttctattttaatattttttattttatcaactatatgatataaatgataTCCTATGCTATTTAAATAGATAAAAACAAGATTAAAAATTAGCccccaacatatatatatatatatatatatatatatatatatatatatatatatatattggtctGAATtcggtaaaaaaaattatttgactttcaaaaattataaaagtgtaTCGTTAGCATGTTGAACAGTGTTATATATAATGACTATCTAAATTTGTTCAAAGTAATCTATTAACTTATTCAACTCATTTACAGTGATTTattaacttgcttaaaatgatatatgattTAATTTTCCAAAAGCTTCCATTGCTCTTTGACGTGAATTTAGGTggttaattatttaattttaaacaagtttaagagACTAATGGAACATTTTATATATTCAGAAGAGACCCATcaaatttttaaaccaaatTATGAGAGTCATGATGATATACTAAGCTTATTAAACTATATGTTGATAaacaataagaaaataaacttaTTAACAGTAGAATGCATCTAAATCAATAGCTCactattgtttttttaattttaagataatgtaagagtttgaactttgaagcaagcttttctttttctttttttctttcttccttgTTATATATTGATAACTTTTTCTGGACGAACATGATCGATAAAGTTACAATTTTACAATAGTGtgaataataaaagaattatgGGTTGAATAGAAAAATATAGAAAACAACataatgaataaaattataaatagtaGCTGGATAACTTAATATGATGGGATTATTCCAATATGATATTGTAGGATTTGGGATAAGTcacaaatttataaaattgtaaatgaCACAAATTTGGGTAATATAGAACTTTATATGTTACAAATTCACCATTATATAATCCTTGTTCTTaccaacattttttttttttgacgtgGTAGAATTCGAATATATCTATTTATGAGagtgaaaatagtaaaaaaagCCGCGCGTCTGAGGGAGTACTTGAGTTAGCATCCACTCTTCACTAGAAAATgtctaatcttttttttttttttatagaaactgtgtataaattttttttttttttttgcaaaattatttaaaaataatatcaattgaGCATTCATAAATCACCTTTATGAAAGAcgataataaaaatttatttgtgGCTATAGATACTATTTTTGTTCGGAAcaattttttaaagtttttataaattatatttaaattagaatatttaattctatCGTAGGCATGACTTATTAGGAAATTATACTTTCAAAGTCAATTCATTACATTGATACCTTTTGGTAtaaggtgccttctatggtacTTTGCTTTTGACAAAATAAGTCTTATTTTGTTTTCTTCACCATTGGATGTAGTTgactttaacaaagtaagttcatccaacggtggtaaaaacaaagtaaagcttactttgtaaaaaatgtgatttaatgaaattaatatataatttttaatttgttataAATTATTTTCGAGTAATTAAAATTCGTTATAGTTCAAGTTATAGTTTATTGATTAGattcaattttatttaaataattagattaatctTTTGGCTTTAACTAATTTGTTTtagattatatttaaaaatgctTATAATCTTTCTTCAAAAAAATGCTTATAATctaaatataaactaatgatATAGTGACTTTAAATGagatttatattataaattatattttttttgaatttaaacAGTCATTATATTAAAACAGAACCCAGATCCTTACCTAATgcagaaacaaaaaaaactagaaacatctaaaaaatgataaaaattagTATAGGAATGAGCATTACGGGCCAATAAATGAGCCGCTTCATTCACTAAGTTTGAGACAAAAGCCATGGTATAAAATGTTGGAACAAACTATTTATCATTGGAGGTTTGAATGTTTCGGTAAaaactatgcttactttgtttttaataaagTAAATCTTAATTTATGTGTTTCACACTGGATGAATTATATATTCCATAATTTGAGTGGAAAAACCCACATTTAATTTGAAAGATTCAAGAATCTAAATAAATGAGCAAGTGACCATAACGGGCTAATTCATTTTGGTTTGGCCCATTTGATTTCATATCCAGCGGATCAGATCCATCTCACATTCATATCAGGATCCTTGCAAATTTGGGTCAAATTCATAGAAAAGATGGATGAGATCCATTTCAAACTCGGGTCAGATCCATATCAAGTTCATATTCACTTCTTCTAATTTGGAAATTCCAGAAAGAATTTCTAGAATTATGAAATTTCCACAATTGAAGCACGTTGATGGaaaaaagaattaaagaatttggaataaaaattgaaaatgaagttTGGACAATAATATCCCTTATCCTGTCAGCAAACTTACAATGTGAACTAAAAAGCTTAAACCAGTATTTGGCTCTCGatctatcaatttttttttttatttaaacccTAACCTATTTCAAATGGTGTAATTTCACCTAATTTAAATACAGACTTAACGTAATTGTTATTCTATTAGCACgtgatgatattttgacacttaaatttaataaattttatttcagagatttgtttttatttttttaatctaatcaattattttcacataAGAGAGTTTATGTGACAAATAAAATTCAAGACGTATGACGTGTCAATCttatatgtcaaaatatcattacATATGAGGGGAGGATAACGGTTTTGTCAAGTCTCAAtctaaattggatgaaatttcacAAATTGAGATAGTTTAGAGGCTAAATACAACCGGATAATAGATCATgaatcaaataacaaaattttgaataggTTAGGAGCTCAATAACACCTTAAGCTTAAGCTGAACTAAAAATGTAAAACTACAgtagttatttttaaattatccCATATAATATTATtgtagtttaatttatttattatttcaatgttttcTTACACAGTAGTTTTATATATAGGAATATAGAGTATGAAACAATCAGCAACCAATATATAAATAGCTATATAATCagcaaaaaaagaagaaaaatttgTACGAAATTGAAATATGGAAGCAATAGTTCTGATAATCTGTTTTGTGTTTCTTCTTGTAGCCTACAAGATCTTCTTCAATAATAAAAGAAACCAATACAAAAAACTCCCACCAAGCCCACCTGCTCTTCCAGTTATAGGTCATCTTCATATTCTTAAGCAACCGATTCATCGATCTCTCCATAACCTTTCTCAGAAATTCGGTCCAATCTTTTACCTCTGGTTAGGATCCCGTCCTGCAGTCGTCATATCATCACCATCGGCAGTCGAAGAATGCTTCACCAAAAACGACATCGTTTTAGCCAATCGCCCTCTCTTCATCCTCGGAAAATACCTCGGCTACAACCACACCTCCATCGCCACATCCCCATACGGCGACCACTGGCGCAACCTCCGCCGCATAAGTGCCGTCGAAATCTTCTCAACCAATCGACTCAACAAATTCTCGAGCATCCGAAGAGACGAAATGGAGATTTTCTTGAAAAAATTGTTTCGAATTTCATCTAATTACAGCTCTTTTGCAGAGGTAAAAGAGCTTAGGCAAATGTTTTCGGAGCTGACGTTTGGTATAATTATGAGGATGGTGACCGGGAAGAGGTATGGCGGCGAGGTTGAAAAGGCGGCGGAGAAGTTCAGGGAGACGATAGCGGAGATATTTGTTTATGCAGATGTTTCGTATCCTGGAGATTTTTTGCCGTTTCTGGAGTGGATTGATTATCAGGGTTATTCCAAGAAAATGAAGGAACTTGCTAAAAGAAGTGATAAATTGTTGAACGGTCTTATTGAAGAACAGAGAAATGATATGCTTAGTAATAATTCAATGATCAGTCATTTGCTTTCTTTGCAGCAATCACAACCGGATTATTATACAGATGAAatcatcaaaggtattatcATGGTAAGTTTAATCCattgcttttttttatttttattttttttagctttTGTTCTTGAGGACAAATTGTTAGATAGGGGTAAATGAGGTCATTTCACATTATAGCGGTAAAAAAATCGTAATATAAAAAACACTcagtttcatattttttaatagggttgcaattttatccataacgtctagaatggtgcaattttatccctaatgcaTGGGGGTAGATGAGGGTGTGCAAGGAGCTCCAACGCACCGGACCTCAAAATTATAAGGGCCCTAAAATTTAAGACGTGGTTAGTCAAATATAGATATTAgcttaaattgaaaaaaataataatataatgtaaTAAAATCTATTTATATTCTTTCACTCTGTTGAATGTATATGTGATTTAGATATTCCACTATTGAAAATTAACAACCTTACCATTTAttcatttctttttaaattttcttaatacaaaattcttttaaatattaagggtttgataaaaaaaattagcacAGGGGCCCCaagttttctttttatattttcttcatACAAAATTCTATTAAATATTAAGGGTTTGATACAAATTTAGCATAGGGGCCCTAAAAACTTTAAGCGGCCCtgccctaatgttggaagccagtggtaattttactcctaacgttgataaatttagttaatttgagaaataattcatcaaactgtcttctcgatcatgaatcttgtcatctacatttcacatgtgcgtcattttatgagtaacaaatcacaaaagatatattgggatgtgaaaaaaataaaaaaataaaaaaaaacaaaaaaacatactggctttttgtacgaattagaccaaaaattcaaaaaatccgttgaatttttaaatattaatctccaattccattattaaattataaaaaacataaaatccttttttagaacgaattgttatgcaattggtgcagactaagaaacaaaaatatatgtgttttataatagtatttgaaattgacccaatttatcaacgttagagataaaattgcttttggcttctaacgttaggggtaaaattgcaccattttaaacgttaaagataaaattgctcctaatttaaaatatttaaggcatttttacattttaatattttttaatattatgataATTAAATCTCAATTAGTACTTTAAAATGGCAGTTGATAATTACGAAacaacaattttttttgaaaatattaattCTTTAACATTTGGATTTTAAAATCATTTAAATATAAAAGAGACAAAATTCTAGAAattgtaattttgaaaaagaaaaattataattataaataattttaatgttaaaatattttcattgaagagttaattaaaattttgtagtaataatgttaaaaaaaacatgttacATTTATTCTAATGATAATACCGTAAGTAAAGTTGacataaaaaaatttagtattttttttttataacatttgtaaatattttacTGTTGAAATTAACCTTGTTTATGAATAATTCCCCAgtcctt comes from the Euphorbia lathyris chromosome 5, ddEupLath1.1, whole genome shotgun sequence genome and includes:
- the LOC136228721 gene encoding cytochrome P450 81Q32-like encodes the protein MEHTFLYSILTFLFLFFAYKILLIRKKLPPSPIAFPILGHLHLLLLNPNRPLHRTFHNLSQKFGPIISLRLGFQQVVLVSSTSAAEECLTKNDICFANRPLLTVGKYFGYNYTSLTNAPYGEHWRNHRRLTSLQMLSSNQLNKYSGIRRDEIKTMLKKLYQVSSNGFGKVELKPLFLELTFNTVVQTVTGKRYGGEKAKQLKEIIEQVLKFAETSYPGDFLPFLKWVDLEGFVKKVKVIGKETDDLLQELVDEQRNDKKLQNTMIRHMLTLQESQPEYYTDDIIKGLILDMTFAATDTTAVTLEWAISNLLNHPQVLHKAKSEIDTKIGDQNLMDESDISKLPYLQNIISETLRLYPPAPLLLPHLSHNDCTIGPYKVPKYTMLLINAWAIQRDPQLWQDAHKFIPERFEQGGDGHQKYKMMPFGLGRRACPGSGLANRVLGLALGFVIQCFEWKRLSEEEDIDMTEGNGLTMPKAEPLVAMCKPRDIIHQVFRI
- the LOC136228847 gene encoding cytochrome P450 81Q32-like, whose translation is MEAIVLIICFVFLLVAYKIFFNNKRNQYKKLPPSPPALPVIGHLHILKQPIHRSLHNLSQKFGPIFYLWLGSRPAVVISSPSAVEECFTKNDIVLANRPLFILGKYLGYNHTSIATSPYGDHWRNLRRISAVEIFSTNRLNKFSSIRRDEMEIFLKKLFRISSNYSSFAEVKELRQMFSELTFGIIMRMVTGKRYGGEVEKAAEKFRETIAEIFVYADVSYPGDFLPFLEWIDYQGYSKKMKELAKRSDKLLNGLIEEQRNDMLSNNSMISHLLSLQQSQPDYYTDEIIKGIIMDILLAGTESSALTIEWAMSNLLNHPQVLNKAKNEIDKQIGQEKLLDESEIIPKLPYLQNTISETFRLYPAGPLLLPHLSQSECTIGGFNIPKDTIIFINAWSMQRDPKLWDDAATFKPERFQENQGENFNYKYMPFGLGRRACPGMGLANRVVGFALGCMIQCFEWKRVDDHNQIDMREGVGLTMPKAYPLEALCKPRDIMKTFSSPQA